In Afipia sp. GAS231, a single window of DNA contains:
- a CDS encoding ABC transporter ATP-binding protein, with protein MVALAQIAPDTAGASLDVDHVSHAFDIDGAVLPVLDDVSFGVKPGEFVALLGPSGCGKSTLLRLVAGLEPPRAGTLHEDGDAITGPFPSRVVVFQDPTLFPWRTVWHNVALGLEAQGILKSQRHRVDAAIDLVGLSGFRNAYPHQLSGGMAQRVSLARALVNDPKILVLDEPLGKLDSLTRITMQTEILSLWQRTGFTALLVTHDVEEAVFLANRVIVFSDRPARIKADIAVDRPYPRHRGDPYLADLRRNILGLLGLDATW; from the coding sequence ATGGTAGCGCTCGCGCAAATCGCGCCAGATACGGCCGGCGCTTCGCTTGACGTCGACCATGTCAGCCATGCCTTCGATATCGACGGTGCCGTGCTTCCGGTGCTCGACGACGTCAGCTTTGGCGTCAAGCCCGGCGAATTCGTCGCCCTGCTCGGTCCGTCCGGCTGCGGCAAGTCGACCTTGCTGCGGCTGGTCGCGGGCTTAGAGCCGCCGCGCGCCGGCACGTTGCACGAAGACGGCGACGCGATCACGGGACCATTTCCCTCCCGGGTCGTGGTGTTTCAGGATCCGACACTGTTCCCGTGGCGCACGGTCTGGCACAACGTCGCACTCGGGTTGGAAGCGCAGGGCATTCTCAAGTCACAGCGGCATCGCGTCGATGCAGCGATCGATCTGGTCGGACTGTCCGGGTTCCGGAACGCCTATCCGCATCAGCTTTCCGGCGGCATGGCACAGCGGGTCTCGCTGGCGCGGGCGCTGGTCAACGACCCCAAAATCCTGGTGCTGGACGAGCCGCTCGGCAAGCTCGACTCGCTGACGCGGATCACGATGCAGACCGAGATTCTGTCGCTGTGGCAGCGAACCGGATTCACCGCGCTGCTGGTGACGCATGACGTCGAGGAAGCGGTGTTTCTCGCCAACCGCGTCATCGTCTTCAGCGACCGGCCCGCGCGCATCAAGGCCGACATCGCGGTGGATCGCCCCTATCCGCGACATCGCGGCGACCCCTATCTCGCCGATCTCCGCCGCAACATTTTGGGATTGCTCGGATTGGATGCGACATGGTGA